The following proteins are co-located in the Bubalus bubalis isolate 160015118507 breed Murrah chromosome 23, NDDB_SH_1, whole genome shotgun sequence genome:
- the KAZALD1 gene encoding kazal-type serine protease inhibitor domain-containing protein 1 isoform X2 — protein MPQPPAAALALPLLLLLLLLVVRTPPPTGARPSPGPDYLRRGWLRLLEEGEGCAPCRPDECAAPRGCLAGRVRDACGCCWECANLEGQLCDLDPSAHFYGRCGEQLECRLDAGGDLSRGEVPEPLCVCRSQRPLCGSDGRTYAQICRLQEAARARPDANLTVAHPGPCESAPQILLHPYDVWNVTGQDVIFGCEVFAYPMASIEWRKDGLDIQLPGDDPHISVQFRGGPQRFEVTGWLQIQAVRPSDEGTYRCLARNALGQVEAPASLTVLTPDQLNSTGIPQLLSLHLAPEEEAESEEGEDYY, from the exons ATGCCACAGCCGCCCGCCGCTGCCTTGGcgctgcccctgctgctgctgctgttactgctggTGGTGCGGACGCCGCCTCCGACTGGCGCGCGGCCATCCCCGGGTCCTGATTACCTGCGGCGCGGCTGGCTGCGGCTGCTGGAGGAGGGCGAGGGCTGCGCTCCCTGCCGGCCAGACGAGTGCGCCGCGCCGCGGGGCTGCCTGGCCGGCCGGGTGCGCGACGCGTGCGGCTGCTGTTGGGAATGCGCCAACCTCGAGGGCCAGCTCTGCGACCTGGACCCCAGCGCCCATTTCTACGGGCGCTGCGGCGAGCAGCTTGAGTGCCGGTTGGACGCAGGTGGCGACCTGAGTCGCGGAGAGGTGCCCGAGCCGTTGTGTGTCTGCCGCTCTCAGCGCCCGCTCTGCGGTTCCGACGGCCGCACCTACGCCCAGATTTGCCGCCTGCAGGAGGCGGCCCGTGCTCGGCCGGACGCCAACCTCACCGTAGCGCATCCTGGGCCCTGCGAATCGG CACCTCAGATCCTGTTGCACCCATATGATGTTTGGAATGTGACAGGGCAGGATGTGATCTTTGGCTGTGAAGTGTTTGCCTACCCCATGGCCTCCATAGAGTGGAGAAAGGACGGCTTGGACATTCAGCTGCCAGGGGATGACCCCCACATCTCGGTGCAG TTTAGGGGTGGACCGCAGAGGTTTGAGGTGACGGGCTGGCTGCAGATCCAGGCTGTGCGTCCCAGTGATGAGGGCACCTACCGCTGCCTGGCCCGCAATGCCCTAGGCCAGGTTGAGGCCCCAGCTAGCCTGACAGTCCTCACACCAG ACCAGCTGAACTCCACAGGCATCCCCCAGCTCTTATCCCTGCACCTGGCTCCTGAGGAGGAGGCTGAGAGTGAAGAGGGTGAAGATTACTACTAG
- the KAZALD1 gene encoding kazal-type serine protease inhibitor domain-containing protein 1 isoform X1, which translates to MPQPPAAALALPLLLLLLLLVVRTPPPTGARPSPGPDYLRRGWLRLLEEGEGCAPCRPDECAAPRGCLAGRVRDACGCCWECANLEGQLCDLDPSAHFYGRCGEQLECRLDAGGDLSRGEVPEPLCVCRSQRPLCGSDGRTYAQICRLQEAARARPDANLTVAHPGPCESGLPSLPSAPQILLHPYDVWNVTGQDVIFGCEVFAYPMASIEWRKDGLDIQLPGDDPHISVQFRGGPQRFEVTGWLQIQAVRPSDEGTYRCLARNALGQVEAPASLTVLTPDQLNSTGIPQLLSLHLAPEEEAESEEGEDYY; encoded by the exons ATGCCACAGCCGCCCGCCGCTGCCTTGGcgctgcccctgctgctgctgctgttactgctggTGGTGCGGACGCCGCCTCCGACTGGCGCGCGGCCATCCCCGGGTCCTGATTACCTGCGGCGCGGCTGGCTGCGGCTGCTGGAGGAGGGCGAGGGCTGCGCTCCCTGCCGGCCAGACGAGTGCGCCGCGCCGCGGGGCTGCCTGGCCGGCCGGGTGCGCGACGCGTGCGGCTGCTGTTGGGAATGCGCCAACCTCGAGGGCCAGCTCTGCGACCTGGACCCCAGCGCCCATTTCTACGGGCGCTGCGGCGAGCAGCTTGAGTGCCGGTTGGACGCAGGTGGCGACCTGAGTCGCGGAGAGGTGCCCGAGCCGTTGTGTGTCTGCCGCTCTCAGCGCCCGCTCTGCGGTTCCGACGGCCGCACCTACGCCCAGATTTGCCGCCTGCAGGAGGCGGCCCGTGCTCGGCCGGACGCCAACCTCACCGTAGCGCATCCTGGGCCCTGCGAATCGG GCCTCCCATCTCTACCTTCAGCACCTCAGATCCTGTTGCACCCATATGATGTTTGGAATGTGACAGGGCAGGATGTGATCTTTGGCTGTGAAGTGTTTGCCTACCCCATGGCCTCCATAGAGTGGAGAAAGGACGGCTTGGACATTCAGCTGCCAGGGGATGACCCCCACATCTCGGTGCAG TTTAGGGGTGGACCGCAGAGGTTTGAGGTGACGGGCTGGCTGCAGATCCAGGCTGTGCGTCCCAGTGATGAGGGCACCTACCGCTGCCTGGCCCGCAATGCCCTAGGCCAGGTTGAGGCCCCAGCTAGCCTGACAGTCCTCACACCAG ACCAGCTGAACTCCACAGGCATCCCCCAGCTCTTATCCCTGCACCTGGCTCCTGAGGAGGAGGCTGAGAGTGAAGAGGGTGAAGATTACTACTAG